A portion of the Streptomyces sp. YPW6 genome contains these proteins:
- a CDS encoding AMP-binding protein — protein sequence MSATSATETFRAARDFLLEHREDYERAYAGFRWPRTDRFNWALDWFDVIAENNDRTALHIVEEDGRRTEVSFAAMSARSDRTANWLQAQGVREGDRILVMLGNQVELWETALAAMKLRAVVIPATPLLGPADLRDRVERGRVRHVLVRDVDTAKFDKVPGRYTRIAVGEEVAGWRPYAESAEAPAGFTARRETDADEPLMLYFTSGTTASPKLVEHTHVSYPVGHLATMYWIGLKPGDVHLNISSPGWAKHAWSNLFAPWTAEATVFIFNYTRFDAGRLMAEMDRSGVTSFCAPPTVWRMLIQADLSRLATPPREVVAAGEPLNPEVIETVRREWGVTVRDGFGQTETAVQVANTPGQPLKTGSMGRPSPGFTVELLDPVTGQPGAAEGEIALDLADRPVGLMTGYHGDPDRTAEAMAGGYYRTGDIGARDEDGYITYVGRADDVFKASDYKISPFELESALLEHEAVAEAAVVPAPDPLRLAVPKAYVVLADGWEPGPDTAKVLFAHSRAVLAPYKRIRRLEFAELPKTVSGKIRRIELRERTALGTGAEFDEGDLK from the coding sequence ATGTCGGCAACCAGCGCGACCGAGACGTTCCGGGCCGCCCGGGACTTCCTGCTGGAGCACCGCGAGGACTACGAGCGGGCGTACGCCGGCTTCCGCTGGCCGCGGACGGACCGCTTCAACTGGGCGCTGGACTGGTTCGACGTCATCGCCGAGAACAACGACCGGACCGCCCTGCACATCGTCGAGGAGGACGGCCGGCGCACCGAGGTGTCCTTCGCCGCGATGTCGGCGCGCTCCGACCGGACCGCCAACTGGCTGCAGGCGCAGGGTGTACGGGAGGGCGACCGGATCCTCGTGATGCTCGGCAACCAGGTCGAGCTGTGGGAGACCGCCCTCGCCGCGATGAAGCTGCGCGCCGTCGTCATCCCCGCCACCCCGCTGCTCGGCCCGGCCGACCTGCGCGACCGGGTGGAGCGCGGCCGGGTGCGCCATGTGCTGGTGCGGGACGTGGACACCGCGAAGTTCGACAAGGTGCCCGGCCGCTACACCCGGATCGCGGTGGGGGAGGAGGTGGCGGGCTGGCGCCCGTACGCGGAGTCGGCCGAGGCGCCCGCCGGGTTCACCGCCCGGCGGGAGACGGACGCGGACGAGCCGCTGATGCTCTACTTCACCTCCGGTACCACCGCCAGCCCCAAGCTGGTCGAGCACACCCATGTGTCCTATCCGGTCGGCCACTTGGCGACGATGTACTGGATCGGCCTCAAGCCCGGCGACGTCCATCTGAACATCTCCTCGCCCGGTTGGGCCAAGCACGCCTGGTCCAACCTCTTCGCTCCGTGGACCGCCGAGGCCACCGTCTTCATCTTCAACTACACCCGCTTCGACGCGGGCCGGCTGATGGCCGAGATGGACCGCTCGGGCGTCACGAGCTTCTGTGCCCCGCCGACGGTCTGGCGGATGCTCATCCAGGCGGACCTGAGCCGGCTGGCCACCCCGCCGCGCGAGGTCGTCGCGGCCGGTGAGCCGCTGAACCCGGAGGTCATCGAGACGGTCCGACGGGAATGGGGCGTCACCGTCCGGGACGGTTTCGGGCAGACCGAGACCGCCGTCCAGGTCGCCAACACCCCCGGCCAGCCGCTCAAGACCGGCTCCATGGGCCGCCCGAGCCCCGGATTCACCGTCGAGCTGCTCGACCCGGTCACCGGGCAGCCCGGGGCGGCCGAGGGGGAGATCGCCCTCGACCTCGCCGACCGTCCCGTCGGGCTGATGACCGGCTACCACGGCGACCCCGACCGCACGGCCGAGGCGATGGCCGGCGGCTACTACCGCACGGGGGACATCGGGGCCCGTGACGAGGACGGCTACATCACCTACGTCGGCCGCGCCGACGACGTGTTCAAGGCATCCGACTACAAGATCTCGCCGTTCGAGCTGGAGAGCGCCCTGCTGGAACACGAGGCGGTGGCCGAGGCCGCCGTCGTGCCCGCCCCCGACCCGCTCCGCCTCGCCGTCCCGAAGGCGTACGTCGTGCTCGCGGACGGCTGGGAGCCGGGGCCGGACACCGCGAAGGTCCTCTTCGCGCACTCCCGGGCGGTCCTCGCCCCGTACAAGCGCATCCGCAGGCTGGAGTTCGCGGAACTGCCCAAGACCGTCTCGGGCAAGATCCGCCGCATCGAGCTCCGCGAACGCACCGCTCTCGGCACCGGAGCCGAGTTCGACGAGGGAGACCTGAAGTGA
- a CDS encoding response regulator transcription factor encodes MPEAVDAVEMQAALVRLRRTSGLPVVFGGLLSDARHARIAELNGAQTSALRGLVVSAGSGLGGKAIALSRPCAVTDYAASRHISHEYDAAVAAEGLRSVVAVPVVVRRAVRGVLYGALRTPGALGDRTFDAVVAAARDVEQSLAVRDSARQLLAAGRERVSDPDAVPGAWEDVREAHRDLRALVPRVVDPVLRDELLEVCGRLASASGARAPAAREVRLAPREVDVVACVAAGATNAAAAERLGLRPETVKGYLRSAMRKLGAHTRLEAVVAARRAGLLP; translated from the coding sequence GTGCCGGAAGCGGTCGATGCGGTGGAGATGCAGGCGGCGCTGGTGAGGCTGCGCCGCACGAGCGGGCTTCCCGTGGTGTTCGGCGGGCTGCTGTCGGACGCGCGCCACGCACGGATCGCCGAGCTGAACGGGGCGCAGACCAGCGCGCTGCGGGGTCTGGTCGTCTCCGCCGGCAGCGGCCTGGGCGGCAAGGCCATCGCGCTGTCCCGGCCCTGCGCGGTGACGGATTACGCCGCGTCCCGCCACATCAGCCACGAGTACGACGCGGCGGTGGCGGCGGAGGGCCTGCGTTCGGTCGTCGCGGTCCCCGTCGTCGTGCGGCGTGCGGTGCGGGGCGTGCTGTACGGGGCGTTGCGTACGCCGGGGGCGCTCGGCGACCGGACGTTCGACGCGGTGGTGGCGGCGGCCCGTGATGTGGAGCAGTCGCTCGCGGTGCGGGACTCGGCGCGGCAGTTGCTGGCGGCGGGCCGGGAGCGGGTGAGCGACCCGGACGCGGTGCCGGGCGCCTGGGAGGACGTGCGCGAGGCCCACCGCGACCTGCGCGCCCTGGTCCCGCGGGTCGTCGACCCGGTGCTGCGCGACGAGCTGCTGGAGGTCTGCGGCCGGCTCGCCTCGGCGTCGGGGGCCAGGGCGCCCGCGGCCCGGGAGGTCCGCCTCGCCCCGCGCGAGGTGGACGTGGTGGCCTGTGTGGCGGCGGGCGCGACGAACGCGGCGGCGGCCGAGCGGCTGGGGCTGCGGCCCGAGACGGTGAAGGGGTATCTGCGGTCCGCGATGCGGAAGCTGGGGGCGCACACCCGGCTGGAGGCGGTGGTGGCGGCCCGCCGGGCGGGGCTGCTGCCCTGA
- a CDS encoding winged helix DNA-binding domain-containing protein → MAAKTHRTAAPPAVLSSRALNRATLDRQLLLRRSPMSAKDAVAHLVGLQAQNTKPPYFQLYARLADFDPEELSALMESRQAVRTVSLRSTLHTHTADDALTLGPLVRAPRDRELRNFRRGLAGVDLDRLAAVTEEFVEERPRPLGELREELLTHWPDADPLALSAAARCLLPLVQATPRGLWGRGGQVALTTVEHWLGRSADPVSAPALDDVVLRYLGAFGPASVMDFQSWAGLTRTREVFERLRPGLRTFRDERGAELFDLPDAPRPDPDTPAPPRFLPEFDNVLLGHADRTRVIPEVNKGRNGKGKQTYGSVLVDGFLDALWRVDREGGTAVLTVQPLRKPTRAQRTEITEEAAGMLTVMTDATDHEVRFGTFLDFGD, encoded by the coding sequence ATGGCCGCGAAGACGCACCGCACCGCCGCACCGCCCGCCGTCCTCTCCTCCCGGGCGCTGAACCGCGCGACCCTGGACCGGCAGCTCCTGCTGCGCCGGTCACCGATGTCCGCGAAGGACGCGGTCGCCCATCTCGTGGGACTCCAGGCCCAGAACACCAAGCCCCCGTACTTCCAGCTCTACGCCCGGCTCGCGGACTTCGACCCCGAGGAGCTCTCCGCCCTGATGGAATCCCGTCAGGCCGTCCGGACCGTCTCCCTGCGCTCCACCCTGCACACCCACACGGCGGACGACGCACTCACCCTGGGGCCTCTGGTACGGGCGCCGCGCGACCGGGAGCTGAGGAACTTCCGGCGCGGACTGGCCGGCGTGGACCTGGACCGGCTGGCGGCGGTGACCGAGGAGTTCGTCGAGGAGCGCCCGCGCCCGCTGGGGGAACTGCGCGAGGAACTCCTCACCCACTGGCCGGACGCCGACCCCCTGGCGCTCTCCGCCGCCGCCCGCTGTCTGCTGCCCCTCGTCCAGGCCACCCCGCGCGGACTGTGGGGACGCGGCGGACAGGTCGCCCTGACCACCGTCGAGCACTGGCTCGGCCGGTCCGCCGACCCCGTGTCCGCGCCCGCGCTCGACGACGTCGTGCTGCGCTACCTGGGCGCGTTCGGCCCCGCCTCGGTGATGGACTTCCAGTCGTGGGCGGGCCTCACCCGTACCAGGGAGGTCTTCGAACGGCTGCGGCCCGGCCTGCGCACCTTCCGCGACGAGCGGGGCGCCGAGCTCTTCGACCTCCCGGACGCCCCGCGCCCCGACCCGGACACCCCGGCCCCGCCGCGCTTCCTGCCCGAGTTCGACAACGTGCTGCTCGGCCACGCCGACCGCACCCGGGTCATCCCGGAGGTCAACAAGGGGCGCAACGGGAAGGGCAAACAGACGTACGGGAGCGTCCTCGTCGACGGATTCCTCGACGCCCTGTGGCGCGTCGACCGGGAGGGCGGAACGGCGGTCCTCACCGTGCAGCCGCTCCGGAAGCCGACCCGCGCGCAGCGTACGGAGATCACCGAGGAGGCGGCGGGGATGCTGACGGTGATGACGGACGCGACGGACCACGAGGTCCGGTTCGGCACGTTCCTGGACTTCGGTGACTGA
- a CDS encoding DMT family transporter has translation MISVLFAVLTALSNGSASVLQRRAAMEVPDSEAMRLSLMARLVRQRVWLAGIGLVIVAAVCQAVALATGPIAVVQPIFVIELPLTLLVAGLVMRVRADAAVWSGVSAVTAGLALGMAAAAPVEGSDTVEGVAWLPALLVTGVFEAGLIVAALRTRGNPRAALLGLAAACGYALTAALMKDAMANLDDGGLVALLASWQLYATAAAGVGALFLLQNALQAGSLVAVQPMLTLGDALISILYGVTLFDEELRTGWWLLPELVALALIAAGCVRLARTPLARGTLAPSPAAPR, from the coding sequence GTGATCAGTGTCCTGTTCGCCGTCCTGACCGCGCTCAGCAACGGTTCCGCCTCGGTGCTCCAGCGCCGGGCGGCGATGGAGGTGCCGGACAGCGAGGCGATGCGGCTGTCGCTGATGGCCCGTCTGGTGCGGCAGAGGGTGTGGCTGGCGGGGATCGGGCTGGTGATCGTGGCGGCGGTCTGCCAGGCGGTCGCGCTGGCCACCGGGCCCATCGCGGTGGTCCAGCCGATCTTCGTGATCGAGCTGCCGCTGACCCTGCTGGTGGCCGGTCTGGTGATGCGGGTGCGGGCGGACGCGGCCGTCTGGTCCGGGGTCTCGGCGGTCACGGCGGGCCTGGCGCTCGGTATGGCGGCGGCCGCCCCGGTCGAGGGCAGCGACACGGTGGAGGGCGTGGCGTGGCTTCCGGCGCTGCTGGTGACCGGGGTGTTCGAGGCGGGGCTGATCGTCGCCGCGCTCCGCACCCGGGGCAACCCCCGGGCGGCGCTGCTGGGCCTGGCCGCCGCCTGCGGGTACGCGCTGACGGCCGCGCTGATGAAGGACGCGATGGCGAACCTGGACGACGGCGGGCTGGTCGCGCTGCTGGCGTCCTGGCAGCTGTACGCCACGGCGGCGGCCGGGGTGGGTGCGCTCTTCCTGCTCCAGAACGCCCTGCAGGCGGGCAGTCTGGTGGCCGTTCAGCCGATGCTGACGCTGGGGGACGCGCTGATCAGCATCCTGTACGGGGTGACCCTGTTCGACGAGGAGCTGCGGACCGGGTGGTGGCTGCTGCCCGAGCTGGTCGCGCTGGCCCTGATCGCCGCGGGCTGCGTGCGCCTGGCCCGTACGCCCCTGGCCAGGGGCACGCTCGCGCCGTCACCGGCTGCTCCCCGCTGA
- a CDS encoding glutathione S-transferase family protein — MNDTTTDATGNDSAGTSGNDAYGHKPFKRSTSHFPDRITADGRDGWPVASGRYRLVVSRACPWASRALVSRRLLGLEDALSLAVADPIQDDRSWRFTLDPGDKDPVLGIHHLSEAYDARERDYPGGVSVPAVVDVPSGRLVTNDYQQITLDLATEWTALHRPGAPDLYPEPLRAEIDDVAEGVYRDVNNGVYRCGFASSQREYEEAYAALFARLDQVSARLADRRYLVGDTITEADIRLFTTLVRFDAVYHGHFKCNRSKLTEDPVLWAYVRDLYQTPGFGDTVDFDHIKRHYYEVHTGINPTGIVPVGPDLSGWTTPHHREQLGGRPFGDGTPPGPAPRDERVTPAAPR; from the coding sequence ATGAACGACACGACCACGGACGCCACCGGGAACGACAGCGCCGGAACCAGCGGCAACGACGCCTACGGCCACAAACCGTTCAAGCGGTCCACGAGCCACTTCCCCGACCGGATCACGGCGGACGGCCGCGACGGATGGCCCGTCGCATCCGGCCGCTACCGGCTCGTCGTCAGCCGGGCCTGCCCCTGGGCGAGCCGGGCCCTGGTCTCCCGGCGGCTCCTGGGCCTGGAGGACGCCCTCTCCCTCGCCGTCGCCGACCCCATCCAGGACGACCGCAGCTGGCGCTTCACCCTCGACCCCGGGGACAAGGACCCGGTCCTCGGCATCCACCACCTCAGCGAGGCCTACGACGCCCGGGAGCGCGACTACCCCGGCGGCGTCAGCGTCCCCGCCGTCGTCGACGTACCGAGCGGGCGGCTCGTCACCAACGACTACCAGCAGATCACCCTCGACCTCGCCACCGAATGGACCGCCCTGCACCGGCCCGGCGCCCCCGACCTCTACCCCGAACCGCTGCGCGCGGAGATCGACGACGTGGCGGAGGGCGTCTACCGGGACGTCAACAACGGCGTCTACCGGTGCGGCTTCGCCAGCTCGCAGCGGGAGTACGAGGAGGCGTACGCGGCCCTCTTCGCCCGCCTTGACCAGGTCTCCGCGCGCCTCGCCGACCGCCGTTACCTGGTCGGCGACACCATCACCGAGGCCGACATCCGCCTCTTCACCACCCTCGTCCGCTTCGACGCCGTCTACCACGGCCACTTCAAGTGCAACCGGAGCAAGCTGACCGAGGACCCGGTCCTGTGGGCGTACGTCCGCGACCTCTACCAGACCCCCGGATTCGGTGACACGGTCGACTTCGACCACATCAAGCGCCACTACTACGAGGTGCACACGGGCATCAACCCCACCGGCATCGTGCCCGTCGGTCCGGACCTCTCCGGCTGGACCACCCCGCACCACCGCGAACAGCTCGGCGGGCGGCCCTTCGGGGACGGCACACCCCCGGGCCCGGCACCGCGGGACGAGCGGGTCACCCCGGCTGCTCCCCGCTGA
- a CDS encoding MFS transporter, which produces MARSAAQPGPTGGDATPDGPDPRRWQALAVCLVAGFMTLLDVSIVNVALPSIREGLNTPESDLQWVLSGYALAFGLFLIPAGRLGDARGRRAVFMAGLALFTLASAACGAAQSSLWLVIARLVQGVAGGLISPQISALIQQLFSGRERGRAFGMFGTVVGISTAVGPLLGGLLIQAAGPDHGWRWVFYVNLPIGAVCLLLAHRLLPDTPSATRVRPRDLDPFGVLLLGAGVLALLLPFVQAQQWPGTTKWLLLVLAAALLTAFVAWESRCTGGRVQPVLDLSLFRLRSYWLGCLLILLYFAGFTSIFFVTTLYLQSGLGYSALLSGLAITPFALGSGVAASIGGRLVGRFGRPLVVAGLAMVALGLAGTAVAVHLVPGTGAGWAMAGPLLFAGLGSGLVIAPNQTLTLAEVPVPRAGSAGGTLQTGQRVGSAVGIAAVGAVFFAQVGPDGWADAYDHGLIVSVAFVLAALIVAVADVGAGRRGRRRDERPDTDATRSAA; this is translated from the coding sequence ATGGCACGGAGCGCGGCGCAGCCCGGACCGACCGGGGGCGACGCCACCCCGGACGGCCCCGACCCCCGGCGTTGGCAGGCACTCGCCGTCTGCCTGGTCGCGGGCTTCATGACCCTGCTGGACGTCTCCATCGTCAACGTCGCCCTCCCCTCCATCCGGGAGGGCCTGAACACCCCCGAGTCCGACCTCCAATGGGTCCTCTCCGGCTACGCCCTCGCCTTCGGCCTCTTCCTCATCCCGGCCGGACGCCTCGGCGACGCGCGGGGCCGCCGGGCGGTCTTCATGGCCGGACTCGCCCTGTTCACCCTGGCCTCCGCCGCCTGCGGAGCCGCCCAGTCCAGCCTCTGGCTGGTGATCGCCCGTCTGGTGCAGGGCGTCGCGGGCGGCCTGATCTCCCCGCAGATCTCCGCCCTGATCCAGCAGTTGTTCTCCGGGCGCGAGCGCGGCCGGGCCTTCGGCATGTTCGGCACCGTCGTCGGCATCTCCACGGCCGTTGGCCCGCTCCTGGGCGGACTGCTCATCCAGGCCGCCGGACCGGACCACGGCTGGCGCTGGGTCTTCTACGTCAACCTCCCGATCGGCGCCGTCTGCCTCCTGCTCGCCCACCGTCTGCTGCCCGACACCCCCTCCGCGACCCGGGTCCGGCCCCGTGACCTGGACCCGTTCGGCGTGCTGCTCCTGGGCGCCGGGGTGCTGGCCCTGCTGCTGCCGTTCGTCCAGGCCCAGCAGTGGCCCGGCACCACCAAGTGGCTGCTGCTCGTCCTGGCCGCGGCCCTGCTCACCGCGTTCGTCGCCTGGGAATCGCGGTGCACGGGCGGACGCGTCCAGCCGGTCCTGGACCTGTCGCTGTTCCGGCTGCGCTCCTACTGGCTGGGCTGTCTGCTGATCCTGCTCTACTTCGCCGGGTTCACCTCGATCTTCTTCGTCACGACCCTCTACCTCCAGTCAGGTCTCGGCTACTCCGCCCTCCTGTCCGGACTCGCCATCACCCCCTTCGCCCTCGGCTCCGGCGTCGCCGCGTCCATCGGCGGCCGCCTCGTCGGCCGCTTCGGCCGCCCGCTCGTGGTGGCGGGCCTGGCCATGGTCGCGCTCGGCCTCGCCGGCACCGCCGTCGCCGTCCACCTGGTCCCGGGCACCGGCGCGGGCTGGGCCATGGCGGGCCCGCTGCTGTTCGCCGGCCTCGGCAGCGGGCTGGTCATCGCCCCGAACCAGACCCTGACCCTCGCGGAGGTCCCCGTCCCCCGGGCGGGCAGCGCCGGGGGCACACTCCAGACCGGCCAGCGGGTCGGCTCCGCGGTCGGCATCGCCGCCGTCGGTGCGGTCTTCTTCGCCCAGGTCGGACCGGACGGCTGGGCCGACGCGTACGATCACGGGCTCATCGTCTCCGTCGCCTTCGTCCTGGCCGCACTGATCGTGGCCGTGGCCGATGTCGGAGCGGGCCGACGGGGCAGACGACGTGACGAGCGACCGGACACCGACGCAACGAGGAGCGCCGCATGA
- a CDS encoding VOC family protein: MTVEKTSVLVLDCAEPVELAEFYASLLGAETRISTDPDFIEIVGTDGVRLAVRRDHGYAPPSWPRPEDSQQAHLRILVAREDIDEAEREAISLGARPVDTGDSNNGPRDVRVYGDPAGHSFSLAVYPLPEG, translated from the coding sequence ATGACTGTGGAGAAAACGAGCGTCCTCGTCCTTGACTGTGCCGAGCCCGTCGAGCTGGCCGAGTTCTACGCCTCTCTGCTCGGCGCGGAGACCCGGATCAGCACCGACCCCGACTTCATCGAGATCGTCGGCACGGACGGCGTCCGGCTGGCGGTCCGCCGCGACCACGGCTACGCCCCGCCGAGCTGGCCGCGCCCGGAGGACTCGCAGCAGGCGCATCTGCGGATCCTGGTGGCACGGGAGGACATCGACGAGGCCGAGCGGGAGGCGATATCCCTGGGGGCGCGGCCCGTCGACACCGGTGACAGCAACAACGGCCCCCGGGACGTGCGGGTGTACGGGGATCCCGCGGGGCACTCCTTCTCGCTGGCGGTGTATCCGCTGCCGGAGGGCTGA
- a CDS encoding glycoside hydrolase family 5 protein — MHQRTTPPTGPTGPTATPRRGRTARKALLAASALGVVTALLTPLRAGAAPAPASTAGAAPTAATPLAANGQLSVCGRRLCNASGRAVALNGMSTHGTQWYAQCVTDGSLDALARDWRSDVLRVSTYVQEGGYETDPAGFTARAQKFVDAAHARGMYAVIDWHMLTPGDPNANLDRAKTFFTAMAKKYKNHPGVLYEIANEPSGVSWPAIKSYAERIIPVIRAQDPDAVVLVGTRAWSSFGVSEGSDESEVVNNPVNATNIMYTFHFYAASHREEYLRTLDRASDRLPVFVTEFGTQNYAGEGANDFAMSQRYLDLMKRKKISWTNWNYSDDHRSGAVFKTGTCAGGTWTGTGVLKEAGVWIRDRIRA, encoded by the coding sequence ATGCACCAGCGCACCACTCCCCCCACCGGCCCTACCGGCCCCACCGCCACGCCCCGCCGCGGCCGAACGGCCCGCAAGGCCCTGCTCGCCGCGTCCGCGCTCGGTGTCGTCACCGCGCTGCTGACCCCGCTGCGCGCCGGAGCCGCACCCGCGCCCGCCTCCACCGCCGGCGCCGCTCCCACCGCCGCCACCCCGCTCGCCGCCAACGGGCAGCTCTCCGTCTGCGGACGCCGGCTCTGCAACGCCTCCGGCCGGGCGGTCGCGCTCAACGGCATGAGCACGCACGGCACCCAGTGGTACGCGCAGTGCGTCACCGACGGCTCGCTCGACGCGCTCGCCCGGGACTGGCGCTCCGACGTGCTGCGCGTCTCCACGTACGTACAGGAGGGCGGCTACGAGACGGACCCGGCCGGATTCACCGCCCGCGCGCAGAAGTTCGTCGACGCGGCACACGCACGCGGCATGTACGCGGTGATCGACTGGCACATGCTGACCCCGGGCGACCCGAACGCGAACCTGGACCGGGCGAAGACCTTCTTCACGGCGATGGCCAAGAAGTACAAGAACCACCCGGGGGTGCTCTACGAGATCGCCAACGAGCCCTCGGGGGTGAGCTGGCCCGCCATCAAGTCGTACGCCGAGCGGATCATCCCGGTGATCCGGGCCCAGGATCCCGACGCGGTCGTACTGGTCGGCACCCGCGCCTGGTCCTCCTTCGGCGTGTCCGAGGGTTCCGACGAGTCGGAGGTCGTCAACAACCCCGTCAACGCCACGAACATCATGTACACCTTCCACTTCTACGCGGCCTCGCACCGCGAGGAGTACCTGAGGACGCTCGACCGGGCGTCCGACCGGCTGCCGGTGTTCGTCACGGAGTTCGGGACGCAGAACTACGCGGGCGAGGGCGCGAACGACTTCGCCATGTCACAGCGCTACCTCGACCTGATGAAGCGCAAGAAGATCTCCTGGACCAACTGGAACTACTCCGACGACCACCGCTCCGGGGCCGTCTTCAAGACCGGCACCTGCGCCGGCGGCACCTGGACCGGCACCGGAGTCCTCAAGGAGGCCGGGGTCTGGATCCGCGACCGCATCCGCGCGTGA